A genomic region of Pseudomonas sp. RSB 5.4 contains the following coding sequences:
- a CDS encoding sulfotransferase family 2 domain-containing protein — MLQRFLWKLLPKSQRSFLLARLSVVDRQAVNKSMSANLTFPKAFEQRSCLFIHVPKCAGSSVCEAMFDGWRPGHLPLYWYEEQFPEQFAAAFKFAFVRDPLERAYSAYAFLRGNELGRRDQQAQQLVRQYRDFDDFVARWLHPETITRQLHFAAQTDFLTDSLGRLALDFVGYQEHLERDFQLVCERLGIGGQLSRVNCSRQRQSTPARDFCSLRTRRLVRRAYQRDYELLGYE; from the coding sequence ATGCTCCAACGCTTTTTGTGGAAACTGCTGCCCAAGTCGCAACGGTCCTTTCTGCTCGCGCGTCTGTCGGTGGTCGATCGGCAAGCGGTAAACAAGTCGATGTCGGCCAATCTGACCTTTCCAAAGGCTTTCGAGCAACGTTCCTGCCTGTTTATCCATGTCCCCAAATGTGCTGGCAGCAGCGTGTGCGAAGCCATGTTCGATGGCTGGCGGCCAGGACACCTGCCGTTGTATTGGTACGAAGAGCAATTCCCCGAGCAGTTTGCCGCTGCGTTCAAATTCGCGTTTGTTCGAGACCCGCTGGAGCGCGCCTATTCGGCCTACGCTTTTTTGCGCGGGAACGAGTTGGGCAGGCGTGATCAGCAGGCACAGCAACTGGTCAGGCAGTACCGGGATTTCGATGATTTTGTTGCACGCTGGCTACATCCCGAAACAATCACCCGACAATTGCACTTCGCCGCACAGACGGACTTCCTGACTGATTCGCTGGGCCGTCTGGCACTGGATTTCGTCGGTTATCAGGAGCACCTGGAGCGGGACTTTCAACTGGTCTGCGAGCGATTGGGGATTGGCGGGCAACTGTCCCGCGTCAACTGTTCCCGGCAGCGTCAGTCGACGCCTGCCCGGGACTTCTGTTCTCTACGGACCCGGCGACTGGTTCGACGGGCTTATCAGCGTGATTATGAGTTGCTCGGTTATGAATGA